One stretch of Cryomorphaceae bacterium 1068 DNA includes these proteins:
- a CDS encoding YciI family protein: MRGHLDNITRLAEQNMLSVAGPFGENDLKYRGLFILNAATTEEAEELLSTDPSIAAGVFETEIIPWYGSAALPTYLENYEKIEKTRP; this comes from the coding sequence ATGCGTGGTCATCTCGATAATATTACTCGACTGGCGGAACAAAATATGCTCTCAGTTGCAGGTCCTTTTGGAGAAAACGACTTGAAATACCGCGGTCTGTTTATCCTAAATGCTGCTACTACGGAAGAAGCAGAAGAACTACTAAGCACTGACCCGTCCATTGCAGCAGGAGTCTTCGAAACGGAAATTATTCCTTGGTACGGTTCGGCGGCACTCCCCACCTATCTTGAAAATTACGAAAAAATTGAGAAAACCAGACCTTAA
- a CDS encoding cation-transporting P-type ATPase, whose product MNTNHKVRSLNWHTLASKEIADHLKTDLSNGLSKEEAKSRLEQYGENRITTKKRQSDLVRFILQFNQPLIYILLGATLVTLLLKEYPDAAVIFAVVLVNSIIGYIQETRALKAIDSLSKSMSTTATVVRDGKSSVVNSINLVPGDIVKVQPGDKMPADLRLVSIKNLQVDESALTGESVATEKSIETVAEDAILGDRLNMGFATTVVTYGTGRGIVISTGDRTEVGEINKTIASTKELDTPLTLKIKNFSHTLLWIILSLAFIILAVAYLRGEDLAEAFMVAVALMVGAIPEGLPAAVTIMLAIGVGKMAKKQAIIRKLVAVETLGSTNVICSDKTGTLTENQMTVQKILAGGDHFDVTGIGYKPEGKVLFEGEEVTLSKKPAIHLLLRASVLCNHSRIVEENGRWVAEGDPTEAALISAAEKTGIKDHYIDRYFPLIDEIPFQSEYQYMATLHRHDENLLFMKGSVEAILRSSDYMMDPEGHHIKIDEPILRKKAEQWAAEGLRVLAFAYKTFDSEKEDVDHEDVAEEMVFIGLQGMIDPPRKEAIEAVALCQQAGIHVKMITGDHALTAATIADQLGVEGKKKGGKLQALTGVELGKLSENEMEKMANDFSVFARVSPDQKLRLVKALQATDKVVAMTGDGVNDGPALKQADIGVAMGIMGTEVAKDASDMVLTDDNFASIEAAVEEGRGVLDNLTKFIVWTLPTNLGEALVILASIIFSTRLPLAPVQILWINMTTAVLLGLMLAFEPKEPGIMDRPPVPSRRPILSFPLIMRTLLVGSLITLAAFLLFQYELMIGSEFAEAQTVAATVFVAMETFYLFNCRSLRRSVREIGLFSNMWVYYGAFAMLGLQLIFIHAPFMNALFYSAPISLDSWLRIMAAGVGLFIIVYLEKAIRKRLTGTEEY is encoded by the coding sequence TTGAATACAAATCACAAAGTACGCAGTTTGAACTGGCACACTCTTGCTAGTAAGGAAATTGCAGACCACCTGAAGACTGATTTGAGTAATGGTCTTTCCAAGGAGGAAGCCAAATCTCGCCTCGAACAATACGGTGAAAATCGCATAACCACCAAAAAACGACAAAGCGATTTGGTCCGTTTTATACTGCAGTTCAATCAACCGTTGATTTATATCCTTTTAGGTGCAACTTTGGTTACGCTTTTGCTGAAAGAATATCCGGATGCAGCCGTCATCTTTGCCGTGGTCCTGGTCAACTCCATTATTGGCTACATCCAAGAAACCCGAGCATTGAAGGCTATCGACTCCCTTTCAAAGAGCATGAGTACCACAGCTACGGTAGTCCGAGATGGGAAATCATCCGTAGTGAACAGTATAAATTTGGTTCCGGGAGATATCGTGAAGGTGCAACCCGGAGATAAAATGCCTGCTGACCTGCGCTTGGTATCGATCAAAAACTTACAGGTCGATGAATCTGCGCTTACGGGCGAATCGGTAGCCACGGAAAAGAGTATTGAAACAGTCGCTGAGGATGCCATTCTCGGTGATCGTCTTAATATGGGTTTCGCTACAACAGTTGTTACTTATGGCACAGGTAGAGGCATTGTGATCAGCACGGGTGATCGCACTGAGGTCGGAGAGATAAACAAAACCATCGCCTCGACCAAAGAGCTCGATACTCCATTAACCCTGAAAATCAAAAACTTCAGCCATACTTTGTTGTGGATAATTTTGAGTCTTGCCTTTATTATCCTTGCGGTAGCGTATTTGCGCGGTGAAGATTTGGCCGAAGCTTTTATGGTTGCGGTGGCGTTGATGGTGGGGGCTATACCTGAAGGTCTTCCCGCTGCAGTGACCATTATGCTCGCCATCGGTGTGGGTAAAATGGCGAAAAAGCAAGCAATAATTCGCAAACTCGTAGCTGTAGAAACCTTGGGGAGTACCAACGTCATCTGTTCTGACAAAACGGGAACCCTCACCGAAAATCAAATGACGGTTCAAAAGATATTGGCGGGAGGCGACCATTTTGATGTAACAGGAATAGGGTACAAGCCAGAAGGAAAAGTTCTTTTTGAAGGTGAGGAAGTTACCCTTTCAAAAAAACCCGCCATTCATCTTTTACTGAGGGCCAGTGTATTATGCAATCACAGCCGTATTGTGGAAGAGAATGGCAGATGGGTTGCTGAAGGAGATCCTACGGAGGCAGCTCTGATTAGCGCCGCGGAAAAAACGGGTATCAAAGACCACTACATCGACCGATATTTCCCATTGATCGACGAGATTCCCTTTCAATCGGAATACCAGTATATGGCCACTTTGCATCGGCACGATGAGAATCTCCTTTTCATGAAAGGTTCCGTGGAAGCAATCTTGCGCTCTTCCGACTACATGATGGATCCTGAAGGGCATCATATAAAAATTGATGAGCCCATATTGCGAAAAAAAGCTGAGCAATGGGCTGCTGAGGGTCTACGAGTTTTGGCATTTGCATACAAGACCTTTGATTCCGAAAAAGAAGATGTAGACCACGAAGATGTAGCTGAGGAAATGGTTTTTATCGGTCTTCAAGGAATGATCGACCCGCCGAGAAAGGAGGCTATTGAAGCTGTAGCGCTTTGTCAACAAGCGGGCATTCACGTCAAGATGATCACCGGCGACCATGCTTTGACCGCAGCTACTATCGCAGATCAATTGGGGGTTGAAGGAAAAAAGAAAGGTGGCAAGCTGCAAGCCTTGACCGGGGTGGAACTCGGGAAACTTTCGGAAAATGAAATGGAGAAAATGGCCAATGATTTTTCAGTATTCGCCAGAGTGAGTCCTGACCAAAAACTAAGATTGGTAAAAGCCCTCCAGGCCACCGATAAGGTGGTAGCCATGACGGGCGACGGTGTAAACGATGGCCCCGCTCTGAAGCAAGCAGACATCGGGGTAGCCATGGGAATCATGGGCACGGAAGTAGCAAAAGATGCTTCAGATATGGTTTTGACAGATGACAATTTCGCATCTATCGAAGCCGCAGTGGAGGAGGGGCGGGGAGTTCTGGATAACCTGACAAAGTTCATTGTTTGGACCCTCCCAACCAATTTGGGCGAAGCACTGGTCATCCTCGCCAGCATAATATTTTCCACCAGACTACCACTGGCTCCTGTTCAGATTTTGTGGATCAATATGACCACTGCAGTTTTATTGGGCTTGATGTTGGCCTTTGAACCCAAGGAGCCGGGCATAATGGATAGGCCTCCTGTTCCATCTCGGAGACCCATTCTTTCCTTTCCTTTGATAATGCGGACGCTCCTCGTAGGCTCCTTGATCACTTTGGCTGCCTTTCTCTTGTTTCAATATGAACTTATGATAGGGTCTGAATTTGCAGAAGCGCAAACGGTTGCTGCCACGGTATTTGTTGCCATGGAAACATTTTACCTGTTCAATTGCCGCTCTTTGCGTAGGTCGGTTAGAGAAATCGGTTTGTTTTCAAACATGTGGGTGTACTATGGGGCGTTCGCCATGCTGGGTCTACAGCTCATTTTCATTCATGCACCGTTTATGAATGCATTATTCTATTCAGCTCCCATTAGTCTGGACTCTTGGTTAAGAATAATGGCCGCCGGAGTGGGGCTTTTCATCATCGTTTATTTGGAAAAAGCCATTCGAAAAAGACTGACCGGCACCGAAGAGTACTGA
- a CDS encoding helix-turn-helix domain-containing protein: MSTSDDIATLAARFINSTSQHVFLTGKAGTGKTTFLKSLSEKTHKRFIVVAPTGIAALNAGGVTIHSQFLLPLGSYVPDETVQADWGAFFNNSILARKNPLNSDRKKVLREIDLLVIDEVSMLRADILDALDYRLRAARGNYRKPFGGVQLLLIGDLFQLPPIVRDREWSVLQKFYSSIHFFESTALKKSGFVYLELDKVFRQEDQSFIEILNRLRTNKSTEADIAALNRHYGKEPPEKAITLCTHNAQADKINQGELESLKGKSFVYEAEIEKDFPEKLYPIAEKMELKVGARVMFIKNDNVSNLFYNGKLATVTELTNDSIKVDLDDEDREIEVERMSWTNSKFTVNSDNELQEEVLGNFSHFPLKYAWAVTVHKSQGLTFDQAVIDVGRAFAPGQVYVALSRLRSLEGLFLRTKIHSGAISGDHQVTRFAERKEAQAPPEEILERGRQVYLIESLDETFNFDEIPKRVDYVLNKAGDKGRFSDPEMNTTLVSIKRAVEAEKENTIKFRRQLHQLVTAGDNEKLLDRIEKGTQYYRNKLFDELENLLKHLEFVRGLSKTVTYLRLAEEIDHTLMNQITKLWLAKPIAEGILQNQMSLDTEKYDALKKARREKILEKVKLELGKNPIKDASRKEKKKPAKKGATYQETYRLLKDGLTPAQIAIKRSLAESTIWTHVANGIKEGVLKLDKYMGTEDIAKIREALIEYGSGGTSAVHRALDGEYQYHHIRMVVNSLQIEKSED; this comes from the coding sequence ATGAGTACAAGTGACGACATCGCAACGCTAGCCGCCAGGTTTATCAACTCTACCTCTCAGCATGTATTCCTTACGGGAAAAGCAGGGACGGGAAAGACAACTTTCCTCAAAAGTCTTAGTGAAAAAACACATAAGCGCTTTATTGTAGTAGCTCCTACGGGCATTGCCGCGCTAAATGCAGGCGGTGTTACCATTCACTCGCAGTTTCTGCTGCCGCTTGGCTCCTACGTACCTGATGAGACTGTCCAAGCAGATTGGGGAGCGTTCTTTAATAACTCTATCCTCGCTAGAAAAAACCCGCTTAATTCGGATCGGAAGAAAGTCCTTCGCGAGATTGATTTATTGGTTATTGACGAGGTGAGCATGCTACGAGCCGATATTCTCGACGCACTGGACTACAGACTCAGAGCGGCGAGAGGTAATTATAGAAAACCATTTGGTGGAGTTCAGCTACTACTGATTGGTGATCTTTTCCAGCTTCCGCCAATTGTGCGTGACAGGGAATGGAGTGTCCTACAGAAGTTCTACTCTTCAATTCACTTCTTTGAATCTACTGCTTTGAAAAAGTCAGGCTTCGTTTATCTGGAGTTGGACAAGGTTTTTCGACAAGAGGATCAATCATTTATTGAGATTCTGAATAGACTCCGAACCAACAAAAGTACTGAAGCTGATATCGCTGCCTTGAATCGGCACTACGGGAAAGAGCCGCCCGAAAAGGCAATCACGCTTTGTACGCATAACGCCCAAGCTGATAAAATCAACCAAGGCGAACTCGAATCACTCAAGGGGAAGTCATTTGTTTATGAAGCAGAGATTGAAAAGGATTTTCCCGAAAAGCTTTACCCCATTGCCGAAAAGATGGAACTCAAAGTGGGTGCACGGGTCATGTTTATCAAAAATGATAACGTCAGCAATCTCTTCTACAACGGGAAGTTAGCAACGGTGACAGAATTGACAAACGACTCGATCAAAGTAGATCTTGACGATGAAGACCGCGAGATCGAAGTGGAACGAATGAGCTGGACGAACTCGAAATTTACGGTCAATTCCGACAACGAACTTCAGGAAGAAGTTTTGGGTAATTTCTCACATTTCCCGCTGAAATACGCCTGGGCGGTAACGGTACACAAGAGCCAAGGATTGACCTTTGATCAAGCCGTTATCGACGTAGGGCGAGCATTCGCACCTGGTCAGGTATACGTGGCCTTATCGCGTTTAAGAAGTTTGGAGGGACTGTTTTTGCGAACGAAGATTCATTCAGGAGCTATATCGGGAGATCATCAAGTGACCCGATTCGCTGAGCGAAAAGAAGCACAAGCACCACCGGAAGAAATTCTCGAAAGAGGTCGTCAAGTCTATCTCATCGAAAGTTTGGATGAGACTTTTAATTTTGATGAGATTCCAAAACGAGTAGATTATGTCTTGAACAAGGCTGGCGATAAAGGTCGGTTTTCCGATCCCGAGATGAACACCACACTTGTCAGTATCAAGCGCGCTGTTGAAGCCGAAAAAGAGAATACCATTAAGTTCAGGCGGCAATTGCACCAATTGGTGACTGCAGGTGATAATGAGAAGCTACTCGACCGTATTGAGAAAGGTACTCAATACTACCGCAATAAGCTGTTTGACGAGTTGGAGAATCTCTTGAAGCATTTGGAGTTTGTAAGAGGTCTGTCAAAGACGGTTACCTACCTGAGACTGGCAGAAGAGATTGATCACACTTTGATGAATCAGATCACCAAGCTTTGGCTTGCCAAGCCCATCGCTGAAGGGATTTTGCAAAATCAAATGTCGCTGGATACAGAAAAGTACGATGCCCTGAAGAAAGCGCGCAGAGAGAAAATTTTGGAAAAGGTGAAGCTTGAGTTGGGAAAGAACCCCATTAAAGATGCTTCCCGAAAGGAAAAAAAGAAACCTGCAAAAAAGGGTGCAACCTATCAGGAAACTTATCGCTTGCTAAAAGATGGATTGACACCTGCGCAAATTGCCATTAAGCGATCGTTGGCTGAATCAACCATCTGGACACACGTGGCGAATGGAATTAAAGAAGGTGTGCTCAAACTGGATAAATACATGGGAACTGAGGATATTGCCAAAATTCGTGAGGCTTTGATCGAATACGGCTCAGGCGGAACCTCTGCGGTACATCGCGCTCTTGACGGGGAGTACCAGTACCACCATATCAGAATGGTGGTCAATTCGCTCCAGATAGAGAAAAGTGAAGATTGA